One segment of Rhodanobacter thiooxydans DNA contains the following:
- a CDS encoding tetratricopeptide repeat-containing sulfotransferase family protein, with the protein MINDILSALQSGRPAEAERLSRAALAERPDDPDLALFLAIGLQQQGRLAEALEVYAALAQKHPDDSLHWGNYATALREAGRVQEAEDAYLRSIALAPDNEEQLTNLGLLQLERKDYPVARDTLLRALALDPASPAVRIHAARACSACRDSRAEELLRPWRDWTSLDDPLQLELADLQLVLGEANIARVLLEELLARTPGHLPARLLLAAVYERVNDLDGSAALLDQVERNHPVLDVEAQLEIVHQRAKLALRRGQTEQARRLLEQAGPRTSDDYAHFFSLAEACDKLRDYPGATAALHEAHARQIEELKHNAPRRFDPGAPVLPAAVERIGVEEFRRWPALQGPDSANSPVFIVGFPRSGTTLLELMLDAHPALQSMDERPFFTILSDQLADHGIVVPQDLHKLDQHACDELRKGYVSLVCSKIQRRWSAQLVDKNPLNMLWLPLIYRLFPDAKFILALRHPCDVLVSNYMQNFRAAVLAVACASMEKLATAYVTAMECWLHDVALFQPNVFVSRYEDLVADPAAQTRRIADFLGLEDATPLLHFDRHARDKGFIATPSYAQVTQPVNRKGLDRWKRYREALAPALPILDPMLRHWGYSVADADEPAGA; encoded by the coding sequence GTGATCAACGACATTCTCAGCGCCCTGCAATCCGGCCGGCCGGCCGAGGCAGAGCGCCTTTCCCGAGCCGCCCTGGCCGAGCGCCCCGACGATCCGGACCTTGCCTTGTTTCTGGCGATCGGCCTGCAGCAGCAGGGCCGTTTGGCCGAGGCGCTGGAGGTTTACGCGGCCTTGGCGCAGAAGCACCCCGACGACTCGCTGCACTGGGGCAATTACGCGACCGCGCTGCGTGAGGCGGGGCGCGTGCAGGAAGCCGAGGACGCCTACCTGCGTTCGATCGCACTGGCGCCGGACAATGAGGAGCAGCTGACCAACCTGGGCCTGCTGCAGCTCGAACGAAAGGATTATCCGGTCGCCCGCGACACGCTGCTGCGCGCCCTTGCGCTGGATCCCGCGTCGCCGGCGGTGCGCATCCATGCCGCGCGCGCCTGTTCGGCCTGCCGCGACTCGCGCGCGGAGGAGCTGCTCCGTCCCTGGCGCGACTGGACTTCGCTGGACGATCCGCTGCAGCTGGAACTCGCCGACCTGCAACTCGTGCTCGGCGAGGCGAACATCGCGCGCGTGCTGCTGGAGGAACTGCTTGCGCGCACGCCAGGTCATCTCCCGGCACGCCTGCTGCTGGCGGCCGTCTACGAACGTGTCAACGACCTCGACGGCAGCGCGGCCCTGCTTGATCAGGTGGAGCGCAATCATCCGGTACTGGATGTCGAGGCGCAGCTGGAGATCGTCCACCAGCGCGCGAAGCTTGCGTTGCGACGCGGGCAAACCGAACAGGCGCGGCGGCTGCTTGAGCAAGCCGGACCGCGCACGTCCGACGATTATGCGCATTTCTTCTCCCTGGCCGAGGCCTGCGACAAGCTGCGCGATTACCCGGGCGCGACCGCCGCGCTGCACGAGGCGCATGCGCGACAGATCGAGGAGCTGAAGCACAACGCGCCGCGTCGCTTCGATCCCGGTGCACCGGTGCTTCCGGCGGCGGTGGAGCGCATCGGCGTTGAGGAATTCCGGCGCTGGCCCGCGCTGCAGGGTCCGGACAGCGCGAACTCGCCCGTGTTCATCGTGGGCTTCCCGCGCTCGGGCACCACGCTGCTGGAGTTGATGCTCGACGCCCATCCGGCGCTGCAGTCGATGGACGAGCGGCCGTTCTTCACCATCCTTTCCGACCAGCTTGCCGACCACGGCATCGTGGTGCCGCAGGATCTGCACAAACTCGACCAGCACGCCTGCGACGAGTTGCGCAAAGGTTACGTGAGCCTGGTCTGCTCGAAGATCCAGCGGCGCTGGAGTGCGCAACTGGTCGACAAGAATCCGCTGAACATGCTGTGGCTGCCGCTGATTTACCGGCTTTTTCCCGACGCGAAATTCATCCTCGCGCTGCGTCACCCGTGCGACGTGCTGGTCAGCAACTACATGCAGAATTTTCGTGCGGCCGTGCTGGCGGTGGCGTGCGCCTCGATGGAGAAGCTGGCGACCGCCTACGTGACGGCGATGGAGTGCTGGCTGCACGATGTGGCGCTGTTTCAGCCGAACGTGTTCGTTTCCCGCTACGAGGACCTGGTGGCCGACCCGGCGGCGCAGACGCGGCGCATCGCCGACTTCCTCGGCCTGGAAGACGCCACGCCGCTGCTGCATTTCGATCGCCACGCGCGCGACAAGGGTTTCATCGCCACGCCGAGCTACGCGCAGGTCACCCAGCCGGTGAACCGCAAGGGGCTCGATCGCTGGAAGCGCTATCGCGAGGCGCTGGCCCCGGCGCTGCCGATCCTCGACCCGATGCTCCGGCACTGGGGCTATTCGGTTGCGGATGCGGACGAGCCTGCCGGCGCCTGA
- a CDS encoding TonB-dependent receptor plug domain-containing protein codes for MGASTTAFAQDTATQDTASQANQDKAKTLQTVVVTGSHIRRVDLETSNPVVTIDAAQIKATGKLTLGDIVQQLPAVTGGNINPQVNNSGGTGGSSIGLRGLGSQRTLILIDGKRIINGDPNSIPADMIERIEVLTDGASSVYGSDAIGGVVNFILKKDYQGAQFTVNYGQSGHADGRTKGYTFTFGQTSDKGSIMGGVDYNKTEAVEAKNRDFSKNAVSIYGSSQTPIYSYIGGSSFPAYGRIQLPTQYRGTGPGQYNCKNVALNPGASGQNIATDYHCFTNADKYNYATVNLIQTPQERTSLWLKGTYNLGDHVQAYMDAYHNKTSSGFQLAPALLGSIYGAVISANSYYNPFGQEYSGSGLDYRARLVSAGNRAANYGTTTDQIHTGFKGDFNLLNHDWNWDVGMSYGHFSQQTITRGLPNQDKINADLGPSHLDATTGKVVCDSGAAGCTPFNPFNLFDPNSVAALQAAAVPAISNNFAIERVYSADVNGGLFDLPAGTVQLAAGASYRKEYTRSEIDPLLLIDPATGNCTLGSQCSSPLRGGYNVKEAYAEVFVPILTDLPFAQSLNVTIGDRYSKYSTFGSTNNTKFAVEYRPITDLLLRGTVSEVFRAPTIGNVFGAPISDAPKLSSDPCDGITTANPACVGVPTDGSFVNQDVALGQQIKGISSGSKYAGFPLGPEKGKSFDVGFVYSPSYVPGLSFSADVWHMYLKDTISSIGAQTVLDLCYAGISQYCPLITRFPAGSANPGQIAQIVEPTGNLGRTDVGGVDFSARYKLPEFSFGKFVVGLDGTYMSRYDQQTAPGTSANTVFHDAGHFMPFGSSQASTCPSGGGVCLFPRWRGSGFANWNLGDWSASWRMRYIGAFRNGSKSLSQDTNPVQGLPGVVLKYGATIYNDVSVGYNFEPLNTRIDLGVNNLFDKQPPFLYANNTLNANTDPSDFDLQGRYYWARVTVSF; via the coding sequence ATGGGTGCGTCGACCACGGCCTTCGCGCAGGATACGGCTACGCAGGACACGGCCAGTCAGGCCAACCAGGACAAGGCAAAAACGCTGCAGACCGTCGTGGTCACCGGCTCGCACATCCGCCGCGTGGACCTGGAAACGTCCAACCCGGTCGTGACCATTGACGCCGCGCAGATCAAGGCCACCGGCAAGCTGACGCTGGGCGACATCGTGCAGCAGCTGCCGGCGGTGACCGGCGGCAACATCAACCCGCAGGTCAACAACAGCGGCGGCACCGGCGGCAGCAGCATCGGCTTGCGCGGCTTGGGCAGCCAGCGCACCCTGATCCTGATCGACGGCAAGCGCATCATCAACGGCGATCCGAACTCGATCCCGGCCGACATGATCGAGCGCATCGAAGTGCTGACCGATGGCGCCTCCTCGGTGTATGGCTCCGACGCCATCGGCGGCGTGGTCAACTTCATCCTGAAGAAGGACTACCAGGGCGCGCAGTTCACGGTGAACTACGGTCAGTCCGGCCATGCTGACGGTCGCACGAAGGGTTACACCTTCACGTTCGGCCAGACGTCCGACAAGGGCAGCATCATGGGCGGCGTCGACTACAACAAGACGGAAGCCGTGGAGGCCAAGAACCGCGACTTCTCCAAGAACGCGGTGTCGATCTACGGCAGCAGCCAGACCCCGATCTACAGCTATATCGGTGGCTCCAGCTTCCCGGCCTACGGGCGCATCCAGTTGCCGACCCAGTATCGGGGCACCGGCCCGGGACAGTACAACTGCAAGAACGTGGCGCTGAATCCGGGTGCCAGCGGCCAGAACATCGCCACTGACTACCACTGCTTCACCAATGCCGACAAGTACAACTACGCGACGGTCAACCTGATCCAGACCCCGCAGGAGCGCACCAGCCTGTGGCTGAAGGGCACCTACAACCTGGGCGACCACGTCCAGGCCTACATGGACGCGTACCACAACAAGACCAGCTCGGGCTTCCAGCTCGCCCCGGCGCTGCTGGGCTCGATCTACGGCGCGGTGATCTCGGCCAACAGCTACTACAACCCGTTCGGCCAGGAGTATTCGGGGTCCGGTCTGGACTACCGTGCGCGCCTGGTGTCCGCCGGCAATCGCGCGGCCAACTACGGCACCACCACCGACCAGATCCACACCGGTTTCAAGGGTGACTTCAACCTGCTGAACCACGACTGGAACTGGGACGTGGGCATGAGTTACGGCCACTTCTCGCAGCAGACCATCACCCGCGGTCTGCCCAACCAGGACAAGATCAACGCGGACCTGGGTCCGTCGCATCTGGATGCCACCACCGGCAAGGTGGTTTGCGATTCGGGCGCGGCCGGCTGCACGCCGTTCAACCCGTTCAACCTGTTCGACCCCAACTCGGTCGCCGCCCTGCAGGCGGCAGCCGTGCCGGCGATCAGCAACAACTTCGCGATCGAGCGGGTCTACTCGGCCGATGTCAACGGCGGCCTGTTCGACCTGCCGGCCGGCACCGTGCAGCTGGCCGCGGGCGCTTCCTACCGCAAGGAATACACCCGCTCGGAAATCGATCCGCTGCTGCTGATCGATCCGGCCACCGGCAACTGCACCCTGGGCAGCCAGTGCAGCTCGCCGCTGCGTGGCGGCTACAACGTGAAGGAGGCCTACGCCGAGGTGTTCGTGCCGATCCTGACCGATCTGCCCTTCGCACAGTCGCTGAACGTCACCATCGGTGACCGCTACTCGAAGTACAGCACCTTCGGCAGCACCAACAACACCAAGTTCGCTGTGGAATACCGCCCGATCACCGACCTGCTGCTGCGTGGCACGGTGTCCGAGGTGTTCCGTGCGCCGACCATCGGCAACGTCTTCGGCGCGCCGATCAGCGACGCACCGAAGCTCAGCAGCGACCCCTGCGACGGCATCACCACCGCCAATCCGGCCTGCGTGGGCGTGCCGACCGATGGCAGCTTCGTGAACCAGGACGTGGCGCTCGGCCAGCAGATCAAGGGCATTTCCTCCGGCTCGAAGTACGCCGGGTTCCCGCTGGGGCCGGAGAAGGGCAAGTCGTTTGACGTCGGCTTCGTCTACTCGCCGAGCTACGTGCCGGGTCTGTCGTTCAGTGCCGACGTATGGCACATGTACCTGAAGGACACGATCTCCTCGATCGGCGCGCAGACCGTGCTCGACCTCTGCTATGCCGGCATCAGCCAGTACTGCCCGCTGATCACCCGCTTCCCGGCCGGCAGCGCCAACCCCGGCCAGATCGCGCAGATCGTCGAGCCGACCGGCAACCTGGGTCGCACGGACGTGGGCGGTGTCGACTTCTCGGCTCGCTACAAGCTGCCGGAATTCTCGTTCGGCAAGTTCGTGGTGGGCTTGGATGGGACCTACATGTCGCGCTATGACCAGCAGACCGCGCCGGGCACCAGTGCCAACACGGTGTTCCACGACGCTGGCCACTTCATGCCGTTCGGCTCCAGCCAGGCGTCGACCTGCCCGAGCGGTGGCGGCGTGTGCCTGTTCCCGCGCTGGCGCGGCAGCGGCTTCGCGAACTGGAACCTGGGCGACTGGAGTGCTTCCTGGCGCATGCGCTACATCGGCGCGTTCCGCAACGGCTCGAAGAGCCTGTCGCAGGACACGAACCCGGTGCAGGGTCTGCCGGGCGTGGTGCTCAAGTACGGCGCGACGATCTACAACGACGTGTCGGTCGGCTACAACTTCGAGCCGCTCAACACCCGTATCGATCTGGGCGTGAACAACCTGTTCGACAAGCAGCCGCCGTTCCTGTACGCCAACAACACGCTCAATGCCAACACCGATCCGAGCGACTTCGACCTGCAGGGCCGCTACTACTGGGCTCGCGTGACGGTGTCGTTCTGA